The genomic segment GGTATGTGGATCTACCGGTGACGGACATGGATTTCGTGTACCTGTCCGGGAGTGCGCTCATCGAGGGACAGGTTTTAAATCAGTTTAACGTTCCGGTTGGAGGCGTTGGCGTATATGCAGAATCCTACTGGGGTGAGCAGAGTCTGTACACCACCACGGATGACCAGGGAAATTTTTCCTTTTCGGTACTTCCGGGGGATTACTGGATCGGAATGGACAGCGAAACCCTGTTCCCGGCGTATATGGCTCCTGAGGATCAGGATGTGTATGTAGACGATGAAGCCTCCGCCTGGGTGGACTTCACGGTGTATTCCGCGAATTCTACCATTACCGGGACGGTTACGCAGAATGGAAATCCGGCTCCGGGTGTCGGGGTTTCTGCATGGCACTGGGACTTCGGATGGACTCAGACCATGACAGGAGCCGACGGTAAATATACGCTGAATGTGTATGACGGACCGAATCCCGACGATTATTATTATGTAGAGGTCGATCATTGGGGCTTGCCTGATTATATATTCATTCAGCCCTATGGTTATCATGACGTGTTACCGAACTCCCAGCAGATCAATTTTACGCTGATTTCAGTCAGTGGCGGAATTTCCGGTACGGTCGTCAATACACAGGATCCGACTGATACCCTCTATTTTGCATGGATAGACCTGTGGAATACGAAATCGGGAGAGTGGTATTATACCGGGGTCGATTGGAAAACAGGGCTGTACGAGATTTATCTGCCGCCGGGTGATTATGAAGTGTATGTGGGCGCTGAGGGCTTTTTTGACTTCGGTCCGGATTTTGTAACTGTGGGCGAGACGCTTATCGAGCACAAGGACTATGCCCTTGATCCATATACTATTGTTGGAAGCTTCAGCGGGAAAGTCACCGATGCCGGCAACCCGGGGACGCCGATTCCGGGAGCGTGGGTTGATGTCTGGAACAACCAGTACTATGACTGGGCGGAAACCGACGAAAACGGTGAGTTTTATCTTGACCTGCCAGCTGGAGAGTATGATGTCTGGGTCGGGGCGGATGAATATTTTGGTATTGATGCTTTTATCGTAATCAACGAAGGTACCCACATCGTCCGGAATTATTCCCTGGATCCCCAGGGGCAGTTCGCAGGGGGATTGGAGGGCTATGTTTACGATAATCAAACCAGCGATCCGATTCCCGGCGCTGAAGTAGCTATAGGGAATGAGAATTACGGTATTACTATCTGGACCGACTCTTATGGCTATTTTGAAGTGAGTCTCCCGGAGGGATTTTATTGGCTGGACGTGTGGTCGCCGGGTTACACCACGTTATACGATACGGTATCGGTGGATGAAGGGTTTGTGTACAGGGACTTTTACCTGCGTCCCGGTATGCAGAATCTCGGTGAAATTTCCGGTACGATAACTGACAATAACTCCGGTGATCCCATTGAAGGTGCGATGGTCTTTGTCGCATCAACCGATTTCAGCTACGGCAATGTGGCATTCACCGATATGGATGGTCAGTTTTATATGCCGGCAGTTCCGTTCGGTGAATACAATCTTATGGTCGAGGCAGAAGGATATTTTCCCGGATATCGCCTTAAGTTCTACGTCGATAACCAGAATATTGCGCCGTATTTCGACATCAAGCTGAACGTCGGTGAGTTCGCCTCGGCCTTCCGTGGCGTTGTACAGAACGAAGCCGGTGGCCCTATTGATATGGCGCTAGTCCTGGCTTTTGACGTGGATAATGAAGCCCGCTTTTTTGCGACATTTACAAATCCTGACGGTACTTACTTCCTGAATGTTCGGAATAACGGTACCTACCAGTTGGTAGCAGATGCGCCAGGATTTTATCGGTGGTTCAGTGAAGAGATCTACTCGGTCGTAGACGATACATTTGATATCAATATTGTCATGGAAGAGGGTGGGACCAACGCCGAACCGCCGCAGTTTGCGGGTATCCACGATGTCCCGAACGATCAGGGCCGGCAGGTTCGCCTGAACTTCCATCCCGGCCGGCAGCCGGACGGTGGAGATTTCATTGGCTGGAGCGT from the Candidatus Neomarinimicrobiota bacterium genome contains:
- a CDS encoding carboxypeptidase regulatory-like domain-containing protein → MKRWCHIFVCVLMGSALFGYLYAGTGEAGMDVSESQEIPASVQNAIQVQSLINLQYQKQATLGKQHQLQAAREDQTRHIRTGRHKFRRNASEYRHVIQSRYSSQIQQRYQTAPVEPRIVNGLAKMMLADTLGLRFNGEVATSVIVGEGGMLTFEFPTGETEAVLRVVFDLNYNGVPDIDDIYIEDFEAWLYDNDPMDMDGTDSLYALEYDPEVWEGLPNVQGGFFFEVESGDVIETVFVEQLPYETDLTVSGTVTDESETPLLGIAVIAEMYNTGEGAEYFIIDFTDSSGVYELALPQVGTWNIMSFDALWLAGGLFPNNSYMDWYVDLPVTDMDFVYLSGSALIEGQVLNQFNVPVGGVGVYAESYWGEQSLYTTTDDQGNFSFSVLPGDYWIGMDSETLFPAYMAPEDQDVYVDDEASAWVDFTVYSANSTITGTVTQNGNPAPGVGVSAWHWDFGWTQTMTGADGKYTLNVYDGPNPDDYYYVEVDHWGLPDYIFIQPYGYHDVLPNSQQINFTLISVSGGISGTVVNTQDPTDTLYFAWIDLWNTKSGEWYYTGVDWKTGLYEIYLPPGDYEVYVGAEGFFDFGPDFVTVGETLIEHKDYALDPYTIVGSFSGKVTDAGNPGTPIPGAWVDVWNNQYYDWAETDENGEFYLDLPAGEYDVWVGADEYFGIDAFIVINEGTHIVRNYSLDPQGQFAGGLEGYVYDNQTSDPIPGAEVAIGNENYGITIWTDSYGYFEVSLPEGFYWLDVWSPGYTTLYDTVSVDEGFVYRDFYLRPGMQNLGEISGTITDNNSGDPIEGAMVFVASTDFSYGNVAFTDMDGQFYMPAVPFGEYNLMVEAEGYFPGYRLKFYVDNQNIAPYFDIKLNVGEFASAFRGVVQNEAGGPIDMALVLAFDVDNEARFFATFTNPDGTYFLNVRNNGTYQLVADAPGFYRWFSEEIYSVVDDTFDINIVMEEGGTNAEPPQFAGIHDVPNDQGRQVRLNFHPGRQPDGGDFIGWSVWRELRMTGRDDLWEFVNYVPFHDMEMYSLVAATMIDSNKYTGPVQEYWTAFKVSGHTYDPYWFVDSEPMRGYSVDNLKPGIPGNLSGGLSENVVQLAWEASDAPDLQYYSVYRGTSANFAPSASNRIGQTTVVQFSDASVTEFPAYYKVTATDLNGNESSSAGAGFEITNLAAEAGIPDEFRLAQNYPNPFNPTTTIEYQLPADGIVSVGVYNILGQPVKVLADGFRQAGYFNTIWDGTDNAGNLVASGMYFYKIRVIADQKVQYQDIRKMVLMR